GCATCTCGATGGGCGGACGGCGTTGAAATACGCGCGGACGCGGGCCACCCGTGGGGGGGACTTCGATCGCATGCGCCGCCAGCAGCAGGTGATCCAGGCGGTGCGGGAGCGGGTGCTTCGGCTGAACATGCTGCCGGAGCTGATCGCCCGGGCCCCGGCGCTCTGGGAGACGGTGAAGGACGGGGTCCGCACGAACCTCTCCCTGGAGGAGATGATCGCCCTCGCCCGCCTGGCCGCCCGCATCCCCGATGACCGCATCCGGATGGTGACCATCGGTCCCTCGATGACCATCCCCGCCACGACTCCCGATGGGGCTGAGGTGCTGGTCCGCATCCCTGAGAAGGTCCAGGAGGCCCTGACGGACCTGTTCGGGCCCCAGCCGATGCACTTGAAGGCCCGGATCTCTGTGCGGAACGGGACGTTGCGGCCGGGCCTGGCGACCCGGGTGGCCGAGATCCTCCGCTCCCTCGGCGCGGAGATCGTGGAGGTGGGGAACGCGGATCGCTCCGATTACGGGGAAACCCGCATCTTGGCCCGCCCGGAGGCCCTGGAGGCGGGCCGCCAGGTGGCGGGATGGCTGGGCCTCCCCCTCACCGCGGTGCAGCCCACGCCGGATCTCGCCTGCGCCTGCGATCTGGTCATCCGCCTGGGAGCGGACTTCCCGGAGCTGGCGGGGCCATAAGGGATGCCGCGGCGTCCCCGCGTGGCCTGGCATGCCCCCTGTAGAGGAGGAAGGCTGTGAAGCGAGGAGACCGAGATTCGCGTTTTCGGGAGGCGCCATGGATTTCCGCCTGAGCGAGGAGCAACG
Above is a genomic segment from Thermoflexus hugenholtzii JAD2 containing:
- a CDS encoding LCP family protein, whose amino-acid sequence is MAPGIQTPWRRLPLLGLLWALGVLGIGTGLGLGAYRLAFQEALRAVPILPPPGASVSSSPTTHSGPLHLPEWTGKERVNILVLGIDQREGESGPWRTDTIMVVTIDPVGLSAGVLSIPRDLWVTIPGFGENRINTAHFLGDAYGYPGGGIALAQETLRYNFGIATSYYVRVNFTTFEKAIDLLGGIELCVPEAIDDPHYPDARYGYEPFHIEAGCQHLDGRTALKYARTRATRGGDFDRMRRQQQVIQAVRERVLRLNMLPELIARAPALWETVKDGVRTNLSLEEMIALARLAARIPDDRIRMVTIGPSMTIPATTPDGAEVLVRIPEKVQEALTDLFGPQPMHLKARISVRNGTLRPGLATRVAEILRSLGAEIVEVGNADRSDYGETRILARPEALEAGRQVAGWLGLPLTAVQPTPDLACACDLVIRLGADFPELAGP